In Streptomyces canus, one DNA window encodes the following:
- a CDS encoding electron transfer flavoprotein subunit beta/FixA family protein, with protein MKILALVKYVPDATGDRRFTEEMTTDRDAVDGLLSELDEYAVEQALQISESHGDAEVIVVTMGPADAKDALRKALSMGADRAVHMDDGDLHGTDVFGTSSVLAELVQHVDFDLVVCGMASTDGGMGVVPALLAERLGVPQVTLLSEVAVDDGVVSGLRDGDTATERLQAELPAVVSVTDRSGEARYPSFKGIMAAKKKPVEYLDLDDLGIDAATVGLAGSWTAVDTATARPPRTAGSVVKDDGDGGTRLAEFLASQKFI; from the coding sequence ATGAAGATCCTCGCCCTCGTGAAGTACGTGCCGGATGCGACGGGTGACCGGCGGTTCACCGAGGAGATGACGACTGACCGGGACGCCGTGGACGGGCTTCTCTCGGAACTCGACGAGTACGCGGTGGAACAGGCACTGCAGATCTCCGAGTCGCACGGGGACGCCGAGGTCATTGTTGTCACGATGGGGCCGGCCGACGCCAAGGACGCCTTGCGCAAAGCCCTTTCCATGGGGGCGGACAGGGCCGTCCACATGGACGACGGAGACCTTCACGGCACCGACGTTTTCGGTACCTCGTCCGTCCTGGCCGAGCTCGTCCAGCACGTCGACTTCGACCTGGTCGTCTGCGGTATGGCCTCGACCGACGGCGGCATGGGCGTCGTCCCGGCGCTGCTTGCCGAGCGGCTGGGAGTCCCCCAGGTCACTCTGCTCTCGGAGGTGGCCGTCGATGACGGCGTCGTCAGCGGTCTGCGGGACGGCGACACCGCCACGGAGCGGCTCCAGGCGGAGCTGCCGGCGGTGGTGTCGGTGACCGACCGCTCGGGCGAGGCTCGTTACCCCTCTTTCAAGGGCATCATGGCCGCCAAGAAGAAGCCGGTGGAGTACCTCGACCTGGACGACCTCGGCATCGACGCCGCCACCGTGGGCCTGGCAGGCTCCTGGACGGCCGTCGACACCGCCACCGCCCGTCCGCCGCGGACCGCGGGGTCGGTCGTCAAGGACGACGGCGACGGAGGAACCCGCCTCGCGGAGTTTCTGGCGTCCCAGAAGTTCATCTGA
- a CDS encoding electron transfer flavoprotein subunit alpha/FixB family protein — protein sequence MGEVLVLVEHADGRVRKPALELLTLARRIGEPSAVVLGAGEAADSIRAKAAEYGAVKVYVADAPQFADYHVVPKVDALAQIARAADAVALLVTSSGEGKEIAARVALRLNSGIITDAINVHAGERGPIATQSVFAASYQVTSTVTEGTPVITVKPNATGPEPAPAEGTVENVSVTFSAAATGTKVVSRVARVSSGRPELTEAAMIVSGGRGVGAAEGFSVVEELADSLGAAVGASRAAVDAGWYPHSNQVGQTGKQVSPQLYIANGISGAIQHRAGMQTSKTIVAVNKDPEAPIFDLSDFGVVGDLFDVLPQLTAQIKARKS from the coding sequence ATGGGTGAGGTTCTCGTCCTGGTCGAGCACGCGGACGGTCGCGTTCGCAAGCCGGCCCTCGAACTGCTGACACTGGCCCGTCGTATCGGCGAGCCGTCCGCCGTAGTCCTCGGAGCCGGCGAGGCCGCCGACAGCATCCGGGCCAAGGCCGCCGAGTACGGCGCGGTGAAGGTGTACGTCGCAGACGCGCCGCAATTCGCCGACTACCACGTCGTCCCCAAGGTCGACGCGCTGGCGCAGATCGCCCGGGCTGCCGATGCTGTCGCCCTTCTCGTCACTTCCAGTGGTGAAGGCAAGGAGATCGCCGCGCGAGTGGCACTGCGCCTGAACTCCGGCATCATCACAGACGCGATCAATGTGCATGCCGGGGAAAGGGGCCCGATCGCCACTCAATCGGTGTTCGCCGCCTCCTACCAGGTGACCTCCACGGTGACCGAAGGGACCCCGGTCATCACGGTCAAGCCCAATGCGACCGGTCCGGAACCGGCACCTGCCGAAGGTACGGTGGAGAACGTCTCCGTGACCTTCTCCGCAGCTGCCACTGGTACCAAGGTCGTCTCGCGTGTGGCGCGAGTGTCGTCCGGCCGCCCGGAGCTGACGGAGGCGGCGATGATTGTCTCCGGCGGCCGTGGTGTCGGGGCCGCCGAGGGCTTCTCGGTCGTGGAGGAACTCGCCGACTCGCTGGGCGCGGCCGTCGGCGCCTCGCGAGCTGCGGTGGACGCCGGCTGGTATCCGCACAGCAACCAGGTGGGCCAGACCGGGAAGCAGGTCTCGCCGCAGCTGTACATCGCCAACGGCATCTCTGGGGCGATTCAGCATCGCGCGGGTATGCAGACGTCCAAGACCATCGTCGCGGTGAACAAGGATCCGGAAGCACCGATCTTCGACCTCAGCGACTTCGGTGTCGTGGGTGACCTGTTCGATGTGCTGCCCCAACTGACCGCCCAGATCAAGGCACGGAAGAGCTGA
- a CDS encoding threonine ammonia-lyase, translating to MQETRLDTARIRAARRVIDPVFLDTPLYRCEALEPGLGCTVSIKLETANPVRSFKARGTEVVASLLADNASRAAVCASAGNLGQTLAWSGRGRELDVTVVASRFATRAKLDRIRALDARLELVDGDHEMARERAAAIARYDGIRLVEDSLDIETCEGAATIGLELVDTAPSFDTVLIALGGGALATGVGHVVKALAPEVEVICVQPLGAPALTHSWRQRRVVTTDSTDTIADGVAGRRPIPAVLDDLLLVADDAVLVQEPSIIFGMRMLLDHAGLVVEPSAALGIAAILEDRDRFAGRHVLTIVCGSNVDVDAYHRWVGTAPIHRS from the coding sequence GTGCAGGAGACGCGTCTCGACACTGCTCGGATCCGGGCGGCTCGCCGGGTGATCGACCCGGTCTTTCTCGACACTCCGCTGTACCGCTGTGAGGCGCTGGAGCCCGGCCTCGGGTGCACGGTGAGCATCAAGCTCGAAACGGCGAACCCGGTCCGCAGCTTCAAGGCCCGCGGCACCGAGGTAGTCGCGAGCCTGCTGGCCGACAATGCGTCGCGAGCCGCGGTGTGCGCCAGCGCGGGCAACCTCGGCCAAACCCTCGCGTGGTCCGGTCGCGGCCGGGAACTCGACGTGACCGTCGTAGCATCCCGCTTTGCGACTCGGGCCAAGCTTGATCGCATCCGCGCGTTGGACGCCCGGTTGGAGCTGGTGGACGGCGACCACGAGATGGCTCGCGAGCGGGCGGCGGCCATCGCGCGGTACGACGGCATCCGGCTGGTCGAAGACAGCCTGGACATCGAGACCTGCGAGGGCGCGGCGACCATCGGCCTGGAACTGGTGGACACCGCGCCGTCGTTCGACACCGTCCTGATTGCTCTCGGCGGTGGGGCGCTGGCCACCGGCGTGGGGCATGTGGTGAAGGCATTGGCACCCGAAGTCGAGGTGATCTGTGTTCAGCCGCTGGGCGCACCGGCGCTGACACACTCGTGGCGCCAGCGGCGTGTCGTCACCACCGACTCGACCGACACCATCGCTGACGGCGTCGCCGGCCGACGTCCCATCCCGGCCGTCCTGGACGATCTCCTCCTGGTCGCTGACGACGCCGTCCTGGTCCAGGAGCCGTCGATCATCTTCGGTATGCGGATGCTCCTTGACCACGCCGGCCTCGTCGTCGAACCTTCGGCCGCGCTCGGCATCGCAGCGATCCTCGAAGACCGCGACCGCTTCGCCGGCCGACACGTTCTCACCATCGTGTGCGGCAGCAACGTCGACGTAGACGCCTACCACCGCTGGGTCGGCACAGCTCCCATCCACAGGTCTTGA
- a CDS encoding tyrosine-type recombinase/integrase, which yields MWGSAGRASAVTLTWLFSGQRSNEIARLRLGCVRWQRDGDPVAGNSTQILARDAVCLLDVPAHKTGTAFTKPVDPLLGQAINAWQALRPSQPKRTDKRTGEQIDFLFSYRARTVSSGYINSTVIPMLCRKAGVPAVDARGSITSHRARSTIASQLYNAKVPMALFELQAWLGHRSPESTQHYAKISPNTLTKAYEDAGDFARNVRTIEVLVDRDAVASGAAAAGEPWQHYDLGHGYCTYTFFEQCQHRMACARCDFYTPKDSTRAQLLEAKGNLQKMAISIPLTEDEQAALTDGQNAIDELLGRLADTPTPAGPTPRQITAPGTAQLLPIVGVRQGKAAQA from the coding sequence GTGTGGGGCAGTGCTGGGCGCGCCAGCGCAGTCACACTGACCTGGCTCTTCTCCGGTCAGCGCAGCAACGAGATCGCGCGCCTGCGCCTGGGTTGCGTCCGCTGGCAGCGCGACGGGGACCCCGTCGCCGGCAACTCCACACAGATCCTCGCCCGCGACGCCGTCTGCCTCCTGGACGTGCCCGCTCACAAGACCGGCACTGCGTTCACCAAGCCAGTGGACCCGCTGCTCGGGCAGGCCATCAACGCCTGGCAGGCACTCCGCCCCAGCCAGCCCAAACGCACCGACAAGCGCACGGGAGAACAAATCGACTTCCTGTTCTCCTACCGCGCGCGCACCGTCTCCAGCGGCTACATCAACAGCACCGTCATCCCCATGCTCTGCCGCAAAGCAGGCGTACCGGCTGTCGATGCCCGCGGCAGCATCACCAGCCACCGCGCCCGCTCCACCATCGCCAGCCAGCTGTACAACGCGAAAGTGCCCATGGCCCTGTTCGAGCTGCAGGCGTGGCTCGGACACCGTTCCCCGGAGTCCACCCAGCACTACGCGAAGATCAGCCCCAACACACTGACCAAGGCATACGAAGACGCCGGGGACTTCGCCCGAAACGTACGCACCATCGAGGTCCTCGTCGACCGCGACGCGGTCGCCTCTGGCGCCGCCGCGGCCGGCGAACCCTGGCAGCACTACGACCTCGGACACGGCTACTGCACCTACACCTTCTTCGAACAGTGCCAGCACCGCATGGCCTGCGCCCGCTGCGACTTCTACACCCCGAAGGACTCCACGAGAGCCCAACTCCTCGAAGCCAAAGGCAACCTGCAGAAGATGGCCATCTCGATCCCGCTCACCGAGGACGAACAGGCCGCTCTCACCGACGGTCAGAACGCGATCGACGAACTCCTCGGCAGACTCGCCGATACCCCGACCCCGGCCGGGCCGACACCCCGGCAGATCACGGCACCCGGCACAGCTCAGCTCCTACCGATCGTCGGCGTCCGACAGGGCAAAGCGGCGCAAGCATGA
- a CDS encoding TetR/AcrR family transcriptional regulator, producing the protein MAAGMGRPRDARRDAAILEATLSLLTELGYEQLSIEAVAGRSRVAKTTIYRRYRDKADLVAAAVQYRSHATPPSPAAVDLRENLLALAGWLARQIAEQEIGLLGALFAGMRGDPRLAEEMRRILRRDEAAMTDEAFRKAIGDGERLTPRAAELFAEIAPAVIVHRVVVAGEPCDERFVEHLVDDILLPLLLEGR; encoded by the coding sequence GTGGCGGCCGGCATGGGTCGGCCGCGGGATGCTCGTCGGGATGCGGCGATCTTGGAGGCGACGTTGTCGCTGCTGACGGAGCTTGGGTACGAGCAGTTGTCGATCGAGGCGGTTGCGGGGCGGTCAAGGGTCGCGAAGACGACGATTTACCGTCGTTATCGGGACAAGGCCGACCTGGTTGCTGCGGCGGTGCAATATCGCTCGCATGCCACGCCGCCCTCGCCTGCTGCGGTCGACCTGCGGGAGAACCTGCTTGCGCTTGCCGGGTGGCTGGCTCGGCAGATTGCTGAGCAGGAGATCGGACTGCTTGGGGCGCTGTTTGCGGGGATGCGGGGGGACCCGCGGCTTGCTGAGGAGATGCGTCGAATCCTGCGCCGGGACGAGGCGGCGATGACTGATGAGGCGTTCCGCAAGGCGATCGGGGACGGCGAGCGGTTGACTCCCCGGGCCGCCGAGCTCTTTGCCGAGATCGCTCCGGCGGTCATCGTGCACCGTGTGGTCGTCGCGGGCGAGCCGTGCGATGAACGCTTCGTCGAGCACCTCGTCGACGACATTCTTCTGCCGTTGCTACTTGAGGGCCGCTGA
- a CDS encoding SDR family oxidoreductase yields the protein MIVVTGATGALNGATVEHLLKHVPAERIGVSVRDVGKARHLAERGVRVRQGSYADPAALRHSFEGAEQVLLVSSSDPHADHVGLHRVGIEAAVAAGARRILYTSHQGAGADSPFHPARDHAATEVLLAESGVAWTSLRNGYYAHSVLWLLSPWRQTGEIAAPADGPISWTDRADSAEAAAVILAGDRRFDGPVTLTARQAVTLADVAAMASEISGREVKRVVLDDEKWIADKVADGMPEGMARMMLTRYQAAREGRFAGVDPLLANLLGREPRSVAEQLEDGSTG from the coding sequence ATGATCGTTGTCACCGGGGCCACTGGCGCGTTGAACGGCGCCACTGTTGAGCACCTTCTCAAGCATGTTCCTGCGGAGCGGATCGGCGTAAGCGTGCGCGACGTCGGCAAGGCGCGGCACTTAGCCGAACGCGGGGTGCGGGTGCGTCAGGGCTCCTATGCGGATCCGGCCGCACTGCGCCACTCCTTCGAGGGTGCTGAGCAGGTCCTACTCGTGTCCTCCAGTGACCCGCATGCCGACCATGTTGGCTTGCACCGCGTTGGCATCGAGGCTGCCGTTGCAGCGGGAGCCCGGCGCATCCTGTACACCAGCCATCAGGGTGCCGGGGCCGACAGTCCCTTCCACCCGGCCCGCGATCACGCCGCGACCGAGGTGCTCCTCGCCGAATCCGGTGTCGCCTGGACCTCGCTGCGCAACGGTTACTACGCCCACAGCGTCCTTTGGCTGCTCAGCCCCTGGCGGCAGACCGGCGAGATTGCAGCTCCGGCCGATGGCCCGATTTCCTGGACCGACCGCGCCGACTCCGCCGAAGCGGCAGCGGTCATCCTGGCCGGTGACCGGAGGTTCGACGGGCCGGTCACCCTCACCGCGCGGCAGGCCGTGACCCTCGCCGACGTCGCCGCGATGGCCTCCGAGATCAGCGGCCGCGAGGTCAAGCGAGTCGTGCTGGACGACGAGAAGTGGATCGCGGACAAGGTCGCGGATGGCATGCCGGAGGGGATGGCACGGATGATGCTCACCAGATACCAGGCCGCTCGCGAAGGCCGCTTCGCCGGGGTCGACCCTCTGCTGGCCAATCTGCTCGGCCGCGAACCCCGCAGCGTCGCCGAGCAGTTGGAAGACGGCAGCACCGGCTGA
- a CDS encoding IS1380 family transposase, whose protein sequence is MKKRIGSYPCVRTEGGGRGVVSQAGGVLLVETIRKTGLDRAISAALAPWRKSRAVHDPGKVLLDVALAVALGGDCLADVGMLRAEPAVFGPVASDPTVSRLIDTLAASGEKALTAIRTARSEVRCRVWKLARDGAPDAGGQVTVDLDGVLVIAHSDKQDAAPTWKKTYGHHPLMGFVDHGSGGTGEPVASLLRAGNAGSNTAADHIEAARLALAQLPTKYRRGRQTLIRCDSAGGTHEFVAWIAQRGRWLSYSVGMVITEAIHQHVLKIPASAWTPAVETGGEVRDGAWVAELTGDLLEGWPKGMRLIVRKERPHPGAQLRITDADGMRITCFATNTAGRPIAELELRHRLRARAEDRIRAARATGLRNLPLHDTAQNKVWLEIVQIALDLLAWMPMLALTGQTRLWEPRRLRFRLFSAAAQLVTTGRRRILRLAAHWPWTNEITDALARLTLLPNPG, encoded by the coding sequence GTGAAGAAGCGTATCGGGTCCTACCCGTGTGTCCGTACCGAAGGTGGTGGTCGCGGGGTGGTCTCCCAGGCCGGCGGTGTGCTGCTGGTGGAGACGATCCGCAAGACTGGCCTGGACAGGGCGATATCGGCGGCGTTGGCGCCGTGGCGCAAGTCGCGGGCGGTGCATGATCCGGGCAAGGTCCTGCTGGATGTGGCGCTGGCGGTCGCGCTGGGCGGGGACTGCCTGGCAGATGTGGGCATGCTTCGGGCCGAGCCAGCCGTGTTCGGGCCGGTCGCCTCCGACCCGACAGTCTCCCGCCTGATCGACACCCTTGCCGCCTCGGGCGAGAAGGCACTGACCGCAATCCGCACAGCCCGGTCCGAAGTCCGTTGCCGGGTCTGGAAGTTGGCCCGCGACGGGGCTCCGGACGCTGGTGGGCAGGTGACCGTGGATCTGGACGGAGTGCTGGTCATCGCCCACTCGGACAAGCAGGACGCCGCCCCGACCTGGAAGAAGACCTACGGTCACCACCCGCTGATGGGTTTCGTCGATCACGGCTCCGGTGGCACCGGTGAACCTGTCGCGTCCCTTCTCAGGGCGGGCAACGCGGGCTCGAACACGGCCGCCGACCACATCGAGGCCGCCCGCCTCGCCCTCGCTCAGCTGCCCACGAAGTACCGGCGGGGGCGACAGACCTTGATCCGCTGCGATTCCGCGGGCGGCACCCACGAGTTCGTCGCCTGGATCGCCCAGCGCGGGCGCTGGCTGTCCTACTCGGTCGGCATGGTGATCACCGAAGCCATTCACCAGCACGTCCTGAAGATCCCGGCATCGGCATGGACGCCGGCCGTCGAGACCGGCGGCGAGGTCCGCGACGGGGCCTGGGTCGCCGAGCTCACCGGCGACCTGCTTGAGGGCTGGCCGAAGGGCATGCGGCTGATCGTCCGCAAGGAACGGCCGCATCCCGGGGCCCAGTTGAGGATCACCGATGCGGACGGCATGCGGATCACCTGCTTTGCTACCAACACCGCCGGCCGTCCCATCGCCGAACTCGAGCTCCGTCACCGGCTGCGGGCCCGGGCCGAGGACCGTATCCGAGCTGCCCGCGCGACGGGCCTGCGCAATCTGCCCCTGCACGACACCGCGCAGAACAAGGTGTGGCTGGAGATCGTCCAGATCGCACTCGACCTGCTGGCCTGGATGCCCATGCTCGCCCTGACCGGCCAGACCCGTCTCTGGGAACCCCGCCGCCTCCGCTTCCGCCTGTTCTCCGCAGCCGCCCAGCTCGTCACCACCGGCCGGCGCCGCATCCTCCGCCTCGCGGCCCACTGGCCCTGGACCAACGAGATCACAGACGCCCTCGCACGGCTCACACTCCTGCCGAACCCCGGCTGA
- a CDS encoding NUDIX hydrolase: MNLNLRPSARAIILDENDRILLCRFVFPHPAVPGQAKVVWAAPGGGIEPGEDPLTALRRELREETGLAITADPPHVWQQVVVAADYAPGFDGIINGYFLVRANHFEPRGELTDDQLAAENLAAFRWWQFSEIAGYTGPDLFSPRDLATPLAELLTTGTPAQPVQLGL; the protein is encoded by the coding sequence ATGAACCTGAACCTACGTCCCTCCGCCCGTGCGATCATCCTCGATGAGAACGATCGAATCCTGCTCTGCCGGTTCGTCTTCCCTCACCCGGCAGTGCCTGGGCAGGCGAAGGTCGTGTGGGCAGCTCCAGGCGGCGGCATCGAACCCGGCGAGGACCCGCTGACGGCCTTACGCCGCGAGCTCCGCGAGGAGACCGGTCTGGCCATCACCGCTGACCCGCCGCACGTCTGGCAGCAGGTAGTCGTTGCCGCCGACTATGCGCCCGGCTTCGACGGCATCATCAACGGCTATTTCCTCGTCAGGGCGAACCATTTCGAGCCCCGAGGCGAGCTGACAGACGACCAGCTCGCCGCCGAGAACCTGGCCGCGTTCCGCTGGTGGCAGTTCTCGGAGATCGCCGGTTATACCGGACCTGACCTGTTCTCGCCCCGCGACCTCGCAACGCCCTTGGCCGAACTGCTCACCACAGGGACGCCGGCCCAGCCGGTCCAACTCGGCCTCTAG
- a CDS encoding DUF6233 domain-containing protein → MRVWHALWLNRIDAKITLLERRKTEEEHGRRTRPQTPEWVVEVGTGKPPVQVHADTCHMIGSRHRPVSRDEARRLLTEGLHACTHCQPDTQLHIIDLAARGPRARHRPPHRLRPRRLLTPAAAPSAALAQRLRPARNTSERAPIPGSVRAAHPAPPTPQLQPGTWAKRPQRGCLQPDHALCLW, encoded by the coding sequence ATGCGGGTGTGGCATGCCCTGTGGCTGAACCGCATCGACGCGAAGATCACCCTGCTGGAACGCCGCAAGACAGAAGAGGAACACGGGCGGCGCACCCGGCCGCAGACGCCGGAATGGGTCGTCGAAGTCGGCACCGGCAAGCCGCCCGTCCAGGTCCACGCCGACACCTGCCACATGATCGGCTCCCGCCACCGCCCCGTCAGCCGCGACGAAGCCCGCCGCCTCCTGACCGAAGGCCTGCACGCCTGCACCCACTGCCAGCCCGACACCCAGCTGCACATCATCGACTTAGCCGCCCGCGGCCCACGCGCGCGCCATCGACCACCTCACCGGCTGCGCCCCCGACGGCTCCTGACACCGGCCGCCGCACCGTCGGCGGCCCTGGCGCAGCGGCTCCGCCCGGCGCGCAACACCAGCGAACGCGCCCCGATCCCCGGCAGCGTCCGCGCCGCCCATCCCGCCCCTCCCACTCCTCAACTCCAGCCAGGGACATGGGCAAAGCGGCCGCAACGGGGATGTCTGCAGCCCGACCACGCCCTGTGCCTGTGGTGA
- a CDS encoding DUF6207 family protein, with the protein MDAHVAEPGLAVVGVAAADDETALAVQELLAARCAIAAADRTTREPGEPGVRLRCFLDLRQEPGS; encoded by the coding sequence ATGGACGCGCACGTGGCGGAGCCGGGCCTGGCTGTCGTGGGGGTCGCGGCCGCCGATGACGAAACCGCCCTTGCGGTCCAGGAGCTGCTCGCCGCGCGGTGCGCGATCGCAGCGGCGGACCGTACGACCCGGGAGCCTGGCGAGCCCGGTGTACGGCTGCGCTGCTTCCTGGACCTGCGCCAGGAGCCCGGCTCGTAG
- a CDS encoding TetR/AcrR family transcriptional regulator, translated as MARPRKFDEQQVLDAARDRFWSGGYAATRMEDIAEATGLGKGSLYGAFGGKQELFHRVFDDYCASVVDAVSRQLRGNDADAYARLSAHVYAVAAATAADTAHRGCLLAKGVAELAEHDETVAKRARAAIEALQALLEGDIAACQRNGEIAADADPGKLAALVLAVLRGIEALGKAGASEETLTDIARTALAVLPRPPRSVGGS; from the coding sequence ATGGCACGACCCAGGAAGTTCGACGAGCAGCAGGTACTGGACGCTGCCCGGGACCGGTTCTGGTCGGGCGGGTACGCCGCCACGCGAATGGAAGACATCGCCGAGGCAACAGGGCTCGGCAAAGGCAGCCTGTACGGCGCGTTCGGCGGAAAGCAGGAACTGTTCCACCGCGTGTTCGACGATTACTGCGCCTCCGTCGTCGATGCTGTGAGCCGACAGCTGCGCGGCAACGACGCCGACGCCTACGCGCGGCTGTCCGCCCACGTGTACGCGGTGGCGGCGGCGACTGCCGCAGACACCGCCCACCGCGGATGTCTGTTGGCCAAGGGCGTCGCCGAGCTGGCCGAACACGACGAGACGGTGGCCAAGCGGGCGCGCGCGGCCATCGAGGCGCTGCAGGCCCTGCTGGAGGGCGACATCGCAGCCTGTCAGCGCAATGGCGAAATCGCCGCGGACGCGGATCCGGGAAAGCTGGCTGCGCTGGTGCTCGCCGTACTGCGCGGCATTGAAGCTCTGGGCAAGGCCGGAGCGAGCGAGGAGACGCTGACCGATATCGCCAGGACAGCCCTTGCCGTACTGCCCCGCCCCCCTCGCTCAGTGGGCGGTTCGTGA
- a CDS encoding SDR family NAD(P)-dependent oxidoreductase produces MTEVLAGKVAVVTGATSGIGLAIARRFAAEGARVFLAGRRQEPLDAVVAEIGPAATGVRTDVSVQTDLDDLYSVVREEAGRIDVLVANAGSAVPQRLGEITEEAIDATFGTNVKGTIFTVQKALPLLSDGASIVVTGSTNALRPGPSLEIYGASKAAVRNLVRSWALSAQERKFRVNVLSPGPTETPGLVGAVGPDHQLASQVPLGRIGRPDEIAAVATFLASDASSFVNGVDWFVDGGQAQV; encoded by the coding sequence ATGACGGAAGTACTCGCAGGCAAGGTGGCGGTGGTCACCGGAGCCACCAGCGGCATTGGGCTTGCCATCGCCAGGCGGTTCGCCGCGGAGGGGGCACGGGTGTTCCTGGCCGGTCGCCGTCAGGAGCCGCTCGACGCGGTCGTAGCTGAGATCGGGCCGGCGGCCACCGGTGTGAGGACCGACGTTTCGGTGCAGACGGACCTCGATGACCTCTACTCGGTCGTGCGCGAGGAGGCGGGCCGCATCGACGTGCTTGTCGCCAACGCCGGCAGCGCTGTCCCTCAGCGTCTCGGTGAGATCACAGAGGAAGCCATCGACGCCACCTTCGGCACGAATGTGAAGGGCACGATCTTCACCGTACAGAAGGCTCTGCCTCTGCTGTCGGACGGCGCCTCGATCGTAGTGACAGGCTCGACCAACGCCCTCCGCCCCGGACCGAGTCTGGAAATCTACGGCGCATCGAAGGCAGCGGTGCGCAACCTGGTGCGCAGCTGGGCGCTCAGCGCGCAGGAACGGAAGTTCCGGGTGAACGTGCTGAGCCCCGGCCCGACCGAGACCCCGGGCCTGGTGGGCGCCGTAGGCCCGGACCACCAGCTCGCCTCGCAGGTGCCGCTCGGCAGGATCGGCCGCCCGGATGAGATCGCCGCCGTGGCGACGTTCCTGGCCTCCGACGCCTCCAGCTTCGTCAACGGCGTCGACTGGTTCGTCGACGGAGGCCAGGCGCAGGTCTGA
- a CDS encoding nuclear transport factor 2 family protein — translation MNASDIQRRREEIAVNYFRMVDAGNPAVIDIFTEDARMFYPKFGIAHGKAQIGAFAQGLGRGIASLEHEIESFTVLSSGNYVIVEGAEKGTTTSGADFPDNISSFGLFCNVFEFEGELIKRIHIYVDPDFANTHAEGVAWGKSVRDSIASL, via the coding sequence GTGAACGCCAGCGATATCCAGAGGCGTCGCGAAGAGATTGCTGTCAACTACTTCCGTATGGTGGACGCTGGCAATCCTGCGGTCATCGACATCTTCACTGAAGATGCTCGTATGTTCTACCCGAAGTTCGGCATCGCGCACGGGAAGGCACAGATCGGAGCTTTCGCTCAGGGTCTTGGACGGGGAATCGCGTCGCTGGAGCACGAGATCGAGAGCTTCACCGTGTTGTCGTCCGGGAACTACGTGATCGTCGAGGGCGCGGAAAAGGGAACAACGACGTCAGGCGCGGACTTCCCTGACAACATTTCCTCCTTCGGGTTGTTCTGCAATGTGTTCGAGTTCGAGGGTGAACTCATCAAGAGAATCCACATCTACGTGGACCCGGACTTCGCCAACACGCACGCCGAAGGTGTGGCTTGGGGTAAGTCGGTCCGGGACAGCATCGCCAGCCTGTAG
- a CDS encoding TetR/AcrR family transcriptional regulator yields MTPPRSTLRADAQRNREQLIATAAEAFASGRAISLDAIAKRAGVGNATLYRHFPTREDLVEEVYRDQIRPLREDARTLLAAKPPAQALHAWMLRFADWAGERRGICEALVAMSASGRFGTGPVCDEVQQVLAMVLEAGATAGELRSDIDPVEVGGILAGLLSVAGAPEQRPQLNRMLDVVVDGLRPR; encoded by the coding sequence ATGACCCCTCCACGCAGCACCCTGCGCGCCGACGCGCAGCGCAACCGCGAGCAGCTGATCGCCACGGCCGCCGAAGCCTTCGCGTCCGGACGCGCGATCTCGCTGGACGCGATCGCCAAACGCGCGGGCGTGGGGAACGCCACCCTGTACCGGCACTTCCCCACCCGTGAGGATCTGGTCGAAGAGGTCTACCGGGACCAGATCCGGCCCTTGCGCGAAGATGCGCGCACCCTGCTGGCTGCCAAGCCGCCCGCGCAGGCCCTCCACGCGTGGATGCTCCGATTCGCCGACTGGGCCGGTGAACGACGCGGCATCTGCGAGGCCCTGGTCGCCATGAGCGCTTCCGGCCGCTTCGGCACCGGACCCGTCTGCGACGAGGTACAGCAGGTCCTGGCGATGGTGCTCGAGGCCGGCGCCACAGCAGGAGAACTGCGCAGCGACATCGACCCGGTCGAGGTAGGCGGCATCCTCGCCGGTTTGCTCTCCGTGGCCGGCGCACCCGAGCAGCGCCCCCAGCTGAACCGCATGCTGGACGTCGTCGTCGACGGACTCAGGCCCCGCTAA